In Elusimicrobiota bacterium, the sequence TCTGTTTTATTTGACACGTACTCCAATGTTTCATTTTTACCTTCAAACTTCTGTAACCCAATAAAATCAATACTGTATTTTGTCCCTCCGGCAGTTGCTTGTGAAGTCATTAGTATGTGTATATCAGCATCAAGCCGGTCTGACACATAATTCACAAACGCCAGTTCCGTTTTTATATAATCAACGCTGATATTGTCGTGGCAGTCCAAAAACATCTTTAGCGCATCTCCATCCCGGATTTCTTGCGCTGATACGTATGTAGCAAAAACAAAACAGGTTATTAACAATAGTCCAGCATTTTTTCCCATTGGTAATATTATACAACACCTTATACAATACCTTAAAATGTTATTTCCCAAAAAAGCACTCACTATAAACACTGAAAGTTTGGTATTATTATTGGTATTAAATACATACTTTAATTATGAAGGAGCTTAGTAGAATATGAAAAATAATGATGTGTACAAACGCAAACTACGCGGAGGAATGGTAGGCGGCGGTATTGGCGCGTTCATCGGGCCGGTACACCGTATGGCTGCAACAATGGATGGTGAAGCGGAATACGTTGCCGGCGCGTTGCATGTAGACCCAGTAATTGCGAGAGAGTCCGGGGAAAAACTGTTTTTTGACCCCAACCGTACATATACTGACTACCGTGATATGGCAGAAAAAGAAGCGTTATTATCAAATGACAATAAAATAGATTTTGTTACTATAGTAACGCCTAATTTCACGCATTTTGATATTGCAAAAACTTTTCTTGAAGCCGGATTCAACGTTATATGCGAAAAACCTATGTGCATCAGCCTCGCACAAGCGAAACAACTCGAGATAATCGTAAAGAAAACGCGGAAAGTTTTTGCGTTAGGGCACATCTATACCGGCTACCCTATGGTAAAACACGCGAAGTACATGGTTACAACCGGGCAGTTAGGAACAATCAACAAAATTGTTGTTGAGTATCCCCAGGGATGGCTGCTTCCCGCGATATTCACTAAAGGTAAAGCTATCAACTGGCGGATGAACCCCAAAACCTCCGGTGCGTCATGCTGCGTTGGAGATATCGGCACACACGCAGAAAATCTTGCACGTTACATCACAGGGTTGAAGATAATAGAATTATGCGCGGATACCACATCGTTTATCCCGGGACATAAACTTGAAGACGACGCGAATGTCTTGTTACGTTACGATTCCGGTGCAAAAGGGATACTTTACGCATCACAAATTTCTGCGGGTGAAGAAAACGGGTTGACAATCCGTGTATACGGCACAAAAGCTGGGATTGAATGGCACCAACAAAACCCGAATTATCTAACGGTTAAAGGTACTGACGGAATCTACAAAACATTGTCAAAAGGCACAGGCGTTCTTTGTGACGCAGCAAAGGCCGCAGGACGATTACCTGCGGGGCATCCGGATGGGTTTATTGAATCATACGCCAACCTTTACCGTGAAGCATACAAATCTATCCGCGAAGAAGTCAGCGGGAAAAGGTTTACGATTTACGACTATCCTACTGTTGAGGACGGTGTTACAGGTAATGCTTTTATTGAGACTGTCCTCGCAAGCGCGGGTAGTAAATCCAAATGGGTTAAGATGAAGAAGTAAGGGAATAGAGATGGTGTATGTTAAAAATTGTATTTTCAAGTATTACCGCAATTCTAATATTTTTATCAGGTACATGTATGGCGGAAACGTTTAACAAAATCGTGTATAAACCCGGGATTACAAAAACCTACGGCGGGGTAACCCGCGGGCCGGTGGATACCAAAACATTGGCATTAGTCTTCACAGGCGGATCATACGCTGACTGTGGAACGCTTATCCTTAATACGTTAAGGAAACATAACGACGCAAAAGCAAATTTCTTTTTTATCGGCGAATTTTTGAGGAAAGACGCCTTTGGCAACCTTATTGACCGTATAATTTCGGATGGACACTATATTGGCCCGCATAGTGACGCGCATTTACTGTACTGCCCCTGGGAGAACCGTTCTCACACGCTGGTAACAAAAGACGAATTTATCGTCGACCTCGCAAAAAACTTTGATGAACTCGCGAAATTCGGGGTTAACAAAAAAAATGCGTTACTCTGGATCCCTCCCTATGAATGGTATAACGACACAATCTCCGCGTGGAGTGACGAGTACGGGCTTGGGATTATTAACCTTACCCAGGGAACATTAGCCGCAGCGGACTATACCTTGGATACCGACAAAAATTTCCGGTCAAACCAAACGATTTATGAAAGTATTATTAAAAAAGAACAAACCGACCATAACGGGCTAAACGGATATATTTTGTTAATGCATATTGGCACCGCTCCGGGACGGACAGAAAAGTTTGCTACCCGGCTTGATAACCTGATGTCCTATCTTGAAGATAAAGAATATCAGTTCTCACGGGTGGACGATATGTTACTCGTAAAATCAACGGAAACTGTCACTGTAGTATGGCCGGATACGAAAACTAAGCCAGTATCTGTTAACAAGGAGAAATAACAGTTTTTATGACCGACAATGTATCAAACTACGATCCAAAATTATCCCCGAAAGAAGTGCAGTCAACAATCTCGGCGTTAGGGATTAAGAAAGCTAATACCAAACCGTGGCATCTGCTATTACTCGGCATCCTTGCGGGAATTTATATCAGTTTCGGCGGGCAGTGTTTTCTCGCTGCGATGGAACAGGGAATGGGCCGCGTGGTTGGCGGTATGGTGTTCAGTATTGGGCTAGTCCTCGT encodes:
- a CDS encoding Gfo/Idh/MocA family oxidoreductase, whose product is MKNNDVYKRKLRGGMVGGGIGAFIGPVHRMAATMDGEAEYVAGALHVDPVIARESGEKLFFDPNRTYTDYRDMAEKEALLSNDNKIDFVTIVTPNFTHFDIAKTFLEAGFNVICEKPMCISLAQAKQLEIIVKKTRKVFALGHIYTGYPMVKHAKYMVTTGQLGTINKIVVEYPQGWLLPAIFTKGKAINWRMNPKTSGASCCVGDIGTHAENLARYITGLKIIELCADTTSFIPGHKLEDDANVLLRYDSGAKGILYASQISAGEENGLTIRVYGTKAGIEWHQQNPNYLTVKGTDGIYKTLSKGTGVLCDAAKAAGRLPAGHPDGFIESYANLYREAYKSIREEVSGKRFTIYDYPTVEDGVTGNAFIETVLASAGSKSKWVKMKK
- a CDS encoding polysaccharide deacetylase family protein, with amino-acid sequence MLKIVFSSITAILIFLSGTCMAETFNKIVYKPGITKTYGGVTRGPVDTKTLALVFTGGSYADCGTLILNTLRKHNDAKANFFFIGEFLRKDAFGNLIDRIISDGHYIGPHSDAHLLYCPWENRSHTLVTKDEFIVDLAKNFDELAKFGVNKKNALLWIPPYEWYNDTISAWSDEYGLGIINLTQGTLAAADYTLDTDKNFRSNQTIYESIIKKEQTDHNGLNGYILLMHIGTAPGRTEKFATRLDNLMSYLEDKEYQFSRVDDMLLVKSTETVTVVWPDTKTKPVSVNKEK